One Aureibacillus halotolerans genomic region harbors:
- the lepB gene encoding signal peptidase I produces MANEPLENEEADKEKKKSGWFDWVKTIGIALIAAIIIRTFLFSSYAVDGSSMETTLHDGDLLIINKIGYTVGDIDRFDVVVFHFNEQDDYVKRVIGLPGDHVVYKDDQLFINDEPYDEPYLEGIRAQSLGKLMGDLDQTVPPGSLFVLGDNRRGSSDSRHFGFVPIEHVVGQVSLRFWPLNDFDFNFYS; encoded by the coding sequence ATGGCAAATGAGCCCTTAGAAAATGAAGAAGCAGACAAAGAAAAGAAAAAAAGTGGATGGTTCGACTGGGTAAAAACGATAGGGATTGCGCTGATTGCTGCAATTATCATTCGAACCTTCTTGTTTTCAAGCTATGCTGTAGATGGAAGTTCGATGGAAACAACGCTGCATGACGGCGACCTGTTAATCATTAATAAAATTGGTTACACGGTCGGTGATATTGATCGCTTTGATGTCGTGGTTTTTCACTTTAATGAGCAAGATGATTACGTGAAAAGAGTCATTGGACTTCCTGGAGATCATGTCGTCTATAAGGACGACCAGCTTTTCATCAATGATGAACCATATGACGAACCTTATCTTGAAGGCATCAGGGCACAGTCACTTGGGAAGTTGATGGGCGATCTCGATCAAACCGTTCCTCCAGGCAGTTTGTTTGTACTTGGAGACAACCGGCGAGGGAGTTCGGACAGCAGACATTTTGGCTTCGTCCCGATAGAACATGTTGTCGGTCAGGTTAGTTTGCGATTTTGGCCTTTAAATGATTTTGATTTTAATTTCTATTCATAA
- a CDS encoding Gfo/Idh/MocA family protein, which yields MAIEKLRVGIVGSGGIAQAAHIPNYQKLEDDVVLAAVSDVAIERAEEVKEKFGFEEAYSDYEEMFAKANLDVVSVCTPNKFHAPIAIAALRAGLHVLCEKPPAMTVKEAEQMKAAAEEAGKLLAFGFHFRMQPQTQLLKKYITNGDFGRVYAGNAIALRRRGIPGWGVFTNKELQGGGPLIDIGVHMLDTALYLMGYPEPSVVMGATYSEIGSRQGPGLLGQWDWENFTVEDMARGMIRFKDGASLVVDSSFAANVEQREVMNVKLMGAHGGADLFPLKIYQEKHGALTDTSPAYLDSLNPYERQIKLYVESVKNGKLSAELCSPEQGLIVQKIINGLYQSDETGVPVQL from the coding sequence TTGGCAATCGAAAAATTACGTGTTGGTATTGTAGGAAGTGGCGGTATAGCACAAGCGGCACATATTCCGAATTATCAAAAACTAGAAGATGACGTAGTGTTGGCAGCTGTAAGCGACGTTGCCATTGAACGTGCAGAAGAAGTGAAAGAAAAGTTTGGCTTTGAAGAGGCGTATAGTGATTATGAAGAAATGTTTGCTAAAGCCAATCTAGATGTCGTTTCTGTATGTACACCAAACAAATTTCATGCACCGATCGCTATTGCGGCCTTGCGTGCAGGGCTTCATGTTCTTTGTGAAAAACCACCAGCGATGACTGTTAAAGAAGCAGAACAAATGAAGGCAGCTGCTGAGGAAGCAGGCAAATTGCTTGCCTTCGGTTTTCACTTCCGTATGCAGCCACAGACGCAGCTGCTAAAAAAATATATAACAAATGGCGATTTTGGACGCGTATACGCAGGGAACGCTATTGCCCTTCGCCGTCGTGGTATTCCTGGCTGGGGTGTGTTTACGAATAAAGAATTGCAAGGTGGTGGCCCGTTAATTGATATCGGTGTTCATATGCTCGATACAGCGCTTTATTTGATGGGATATCCTGAGCCATCTGTTGTCATGGGTGCGACGTATAGTGAAATTGGTTCACGTCAAGGGCCTGGTTTACTTGGTCAATGGGACTGGGAAAACTTCACTGTTGAGGATATGGCGCGTGGTATGATTCGCTTTAAAGATGGTGCTTCACTCGTTGTCGATAGTTCGTTTGCGGCAAATGTTGAGCAGCGTGAAGTGATGAATGTTAAATTAATGGGTGCACATGGTGGCGCAGACCTCTTCCCATTAAAAATTTATCAGGAAAAGCATGGGGCGTTGACAGATACATCACCTGCTTATTTAGATTCTCTCAATCCATATGAGCGCCAAATTAAGCTTTATGTAGAGAGCGTGAAAAACGGCAAGCTATCTGCTGAGCTATGTTCACCTGAACAAGGTCTTATTGTTCAAAAAATCATTAATGGTCTTTATCAATCCGATGAAACAGGAGTGCCTGTTCAATTATAG
- a CDS encoding ThuA domain-containing protein yields the protein MSIRLTIWNEFRHEKDNQKVKDIYPEGIHEALASYFRKCDDIEVHTATLDEPEHGLTEDVLANTDVLIWWGHRAHDDVEDEIAQRVRRRVNEGMGLVALHSAHFSKPFISLMGTTCNLKWREANDTERLWVTDPSHPIAKGVGDYIEIEAEEMYGEFFDIPKPDSVVFTSWFSGGEVFRSGCTFTRGNGRIFYFRPGHETYPTYYNEQVLHVIKNGVQWVAPTEIKDLNFGNAKPIEKL from the coding sequence ATGAGCATTCGACTTACCATTTGGAATGAATTCAGACATGAGAAAGATAATCAAAAAGTAAAAGACATTTACCCAGAAGGTATTCATGAAGCCTTAGCTTCCTATTTCAGAAAGTGCGATGACATTGAAGTTCACACGGCAACACTCGACGAGCCGGAGCATGGCTTAACAGAAGACGTCCTTGCAAATACAGATGTATTAATTTGGTGGGGGCACAGGGCTCACGATGATGTTGAAGACGAAATTGCTCAAAGAGTTCGCCGACGTGTCAATGAAGGCATGGGGCTAGTTGCTCTGCACTCAGCTCACTTTTCAAAGCCGTTTATTTCTCTGATGGGAACGACCTGCAATTTAAAGTGGCGTGAGGCAAACGACACTGAACGTCTCTGGGTTACAGACCCGTCGCATCCGATAGCTAAAGGGGTCGGCGATTATATCGAAATCGAAGCAGAGGAAATGTACGGCGAGTTTTTCGATATTCCAAAGCCCGATAGTGTCGTGTTTACAAGCTGGTTTAGCGGTGGAGAAGTGTTCCGAAGCGGCTGTACGTTTACGAGAGGCAATGGGCGAATTTTTTATTTCCGGCCGGGTCACGAAACATACCCGACGTACTATAACGAACAAGTCCTTCATGTCATTAAAAATGGTGTTCAATGGGTCGCACCTACAGAGATTAAGGATCTTAACTTTGGGAACGCAAAACCAATTGAAAAGCTTTGA
- the sipW gene encoding signal peptidase I SipW — MWKQIIKGAGNVLFYASIITVAVLFIITKAGGGEPAILGHHLKVVLSGSMEPAFKTGSVIAVKPVTETQTYQAGDVITFTNKDSELVTHRIESISSPGVFVTKGDNNDAIDREPVRQENINAVYSGITIPWLGYVITFMQSQWGPIMLLILPGVVLLGHAVITAWMAVRELERKVQTKQTKNQTETVQEEKQWV; from the coding sequence ATGTGGAAGCAAATAATAAAAGGCGCAGGTAACGTATTGTTTTACGCGTCCATTATCACAGTCGCAGTTCTGTTTATTATCACGAAAGCAGGTGGAGGAGAACCGGCCATTTTAGGTCATCACCTAAAGGTCGTGTTATCTGGGTCTATGGAACCTGCCTTCAAAACAGGATCAGTAATTGCAGTAAAGCCTGTGACGGAAACACAAACCTATCAAGCCGGTGATGTAATTACATTCACGAACAAAGACAGTGAATTAGTCACTCACAGAATTGAAAGCATTTCCTCTCCAGGCGTATTTGTCACAAAAGGGGACAACAACGATGCTATCGATCGCGAGCCCGTTCGCCAGGAGAACATTAATGCTGTGTACAGCGGCATTACGATTCCATGGCTAGGGTATGTGATCACCTTCATGCAATCACAGTGGGGACCAATCATGCTACTGATCCTCCCAGGTGTTGTGCTTTTAGGTCATGCGGTGATTACAGCTTGGATGGCAGTACGCGAACTCGAACGTAAAGTTCAAACAAAACAAACAAAAAACCAAACCGAAACGGTTCAGGAGGAAAAACAATGGGTCTAA
- a CDS encoding TasA family protein, translated as MGLKRKLATSVMSASLGLSLVGGGTWAAFNDVENIENTFAAGTLDLAVITKDKSNSVFKLLNMKPGDSKTAEFELKNDGSLAIKEVLLDITVPEDGFKNGENEYVNEHGGEENEAIDFLEQFQVEILRIDEETGYDFTLIEEKDGVTLADFAKKDLPAEIETVDGAINLAPIHTERPEYTGLPVNPLDDEVVKIKIVFVEDDTIDDSVPGEYLQNRYQGDEIELNFGLEATQWGGLDIQDGDVAENGTIERNKNANSETPKE; from the coding sequence ATGGGTCTAAAACGTAAACTAGCAACCAGTGTTATGTCAGCAAGCTTAGGATTGTCACTTGTAGGTGGAGGAACTTGGGCAGCGTTTAACGATGTGGAAAACATCGAAAACACGTTTGCGGCAGGTACATTGGATTTAGCTGTCATCACGAAAGATAAGTCAAATTCCGTCTTCAAGCTTTTAAACATGAAGCCGGGTGATAGCAAAACGGCTGAGTTTGAGCTCAAAAACGATGGTTCACTTGCCATTAAAGAAGTGTTGCTTGACATCACTGTCCCCGAGGATGGCTTTAAAAATGGGGAAAACGAATACGTTAATGAGCATGGCGGCGAAGAAAACGAAGCGATAGACTTCTTAGAGCAATTCCAAGTTGAAATTTTGCGAATTGATGAAGAGACAGGCTATGACTTTACCTTAATTGAAGAGAAGGATGGTGTCACACTTGCAGATTTTGCAAAGAAAGACCTTCCTGCCGAAATTGAGACAGTCGATGGCGCTATTAACTTGGCACCAATTCACACAGAACGACCTGAGTATACGGGACTCCCTGTCAATCCATTAGACGATGAGGTCGTCAAAATTAAAATTGTCTTCGTTGAAGATGACACAATTGATGATTCAGTTCCAGGTGAATATCTTCAAAATAGATACCAAGGGGACGAAATCGAATTAAACTTTGGCTTAGAAGCAACACAGTGGGGCGGCCTTGATATTCAAGATGGCGATGTAGCTGAAAATGGAACAATTGAAAGAAATAAAAACGCAAACTCTGAAACACCTAAAGAATAA
- a CDS encoding LPXTG cell wall anchor domain-containing protein, whose product MKKPCFALMLALFLLVPQFTAAALQEVDIGLLPEQRLYFLKNLKPGDTAVKTLKVNNQGRRAFTYQAYAEYPENLEGASNSFYRQLEITVVDDSERVLYTGALAEFDHFRRARSLRAGSSEELTFKVHFPWESGNEFQGKKTGVNLTFYAEGFDPDNPDNPDDPDDPDRPDDPDDPNDPDDPDRPDNPDDPNDTDTPENPDNPTDPNDPNDPNDPDEDDQGAPPPPDSGQPSDPNDPIPNDNESPGSPQENSPPGEAELVPILPQTGERDPLMMTVLGITLLFLGGLAALWHRYMTLKEKRTDSQ is encoded by the coding sequence GTGAAGAAACCATGCTTTGCTTTAATGCTCGCGCTTTTCCTCTTGGTCCCCCAGTTTACAGCTGCTGCCCTTCAGGAAGTAGACATTGGTCTACTTCCTGAACAGCGGCTTTATTTTTTAAAAAACCTTAAGCCAGGGGACACAGCAGTAAAAACGTTAAAGGTAAACAATCAGGGAAGGCGTGCCTTTACGTATCAGGCCTATGCAGAATACCCTGAAAACCTTGAAGGAGCGTCTAATTCCTTCTATCGCCAACTTGAAATTACGGTTGTGGATGATTCTGAACGCGTTTTATACACTGGGGCATTGGCAGAGTTTGATCACTTTAGGAGAGCCAGGAGTTTAAGAGCTGGGTCTTCAGAAGAATTGACATTCAAGGTGCATTTTCCGTGGGAGTCTGGGAACGAATTTCAAGGGAAAAAAACAGGTGTGAATCTGACCTTTTATGCTGAAGGATTCGATCCCGACAATCCTGACAACCCGGATGACCCAGACGATCCTGACAGGCCAGATGATCCGGACGATCCGAATGACCCGGATGATCCCGACAGACCAGATAATCCGGACGACCCAAATGACACAGATACTCCCGAAAATCCAGATAATCCGACCGACCCAAATGACCCAAATGACCCAAATGATCCGGATGAGGATGATCAAGGAGCGCCACCCCCTCCTGATTCGGGGCAACCATCAGATCCAAACGATCCAATTCCAAACGATAATGAGTCACCAGGAAGTCCACAAGAAAATAGCCCACCTGGGGAGGCTGAGCTTGTTCCGATTCTTCCGCAAACTGGGGAACGAGACCCATTAATGATGACAGTGCTAGGCATCACCCTTCTCTTTTTAGGAGGTCTTGCCGCTTTATGGCATCGTTATATGACACTTAAAGAAAAACGAACAGATAGCCAATGA
- a CDS encoding class D sortase → MKTFILWLSVLFMVSGVVCLFYQPWLGWQLEKEQSYLLNELNSNRVQENQQLTEVFNRGETKPHSHRLNGPIAELQIPSIDALMPVVNGTSAEELQHAAGRMESTAMLGSQGNTALAAHRSFTDGALFSRLDEVKLGDSVIITTQQDVLTYVVYAAYTVQPDDVYVLQSSEMHHEITLITCEPMKNPTHRLIVKAALERREVIDSHVAASADKQ, encoded by the coding sequence ATGAAGACTTTCATCCTCTGGCTATCTGTTCTCTTTATGGTAAGTGGTGTCGTGTGTCTTTTCTATCAGCCCTGGCTTGGATGGCAGCTTGAGAAGGAGCAATCCTATCTATTAAACGAACTGAATTCAAATCGTGTTCAAGAAAATCAGCAATTGACAGAGGTGTTTAATCGAGGAGAAACGAAGCCTCATTCTCATCGTTTAAACGGTCCAATTGCAGAGTTGCAAATTCCCTCCATCGATGCGCTAATGCCCGTTGTCAATGGCACATCCGCTGAAGAGCTGCAGCATGCCGCAGGTCGTATGGAGTCGACGGCGATGCTTGGCTCTCAGGGAAATACAGCTCTTGCGGCTCATCGTAGCTTTACTGATGGTGCGCTGTTTAGCCGTTTGGATGAAGTGAAGCTCGGTGATTCGGTCATCATAACGACTCAACAGGACGTTCTAACATATGTAGTTTATGCAGCGTACACCGTCCAACCCGACGATGTCTATGTATTGCAGTCATCTGAAATGCATCATGAGATTACTTTAATCACATGTGAACCTATGAAAAACCCTACGCATCGACTTATTGTGAAAGCGGCATTAGAGCGCAGGGAAGTTATTGATTCTCACGTTGCCGCCAGCGCTGATAAGCAATAA